A genomic region of Colletotrichum destructivum chromosome 1, complete sequence contains the following coding sequences:
- a CDS encoding Putative biotin/lipoyl attachment, biotin-binding, biotin carboxylase-like domain-containing protein — translation MTEITAANGTGRTVPQVNGKASYAEKHQIADHFIGGNKLSNAPASKVKDFVAQQDGHTVITNVLIANNGIAAVKEIRSVRKWAYETFGDEKAIQFTVMATPEDLAANADYIRMADHYVEVPGGTNNHNYANVELIVDIAERMNVHAVWAGWGHASENPKLPESLAASPKKIVFIGPPGSAMRSLGDKISSTIVAQHAEVPCIPWSGTGVNAVEIDSHGIVTVADDTYIKGCVTSWQEGLEKAKAIGFPVMIKASEGGGGKGIRKALSEEGFEQLYKAAAGEIPGSPIFIMKLAGNARHLEVQLLADQYGNNISLFGRDCSVQRRHQKIIEEAPVTIAKDITFKAMEDAAVRLGKLVGYVSAGTVEYLYSHADDKFYFLELNPRLQVEHPTTEMVSGVNLPAAQLQIAMGIPLHRIRDIRLLYGVDPRTSTEIDFEFKQEGSEKTQRRPRPKGHTTACRITSEDPGEGFKPSNGVMHDLNFRSSSNVWGYFSVSTASSIHSFSDSQFGHIFAYGENRAASRKHMVVALKELSIRGDFRTTVEYLIKLLETEAFEDNTITTGWLDELITKKLTAERPDPMLAVVCGAVTKAHLASEACMTEYRTSLEKGQVPSKDILKTVFAIDFIYEGFRYKFTATRASTDSYHLFINGSKCSVGVRVLSDGGLLILLDGRSHSVYWKEEVGATRLSVDGKTCLLEQENDPTQLRTPSPGKLVKYLVENGEHVKAGQPFAEVEVMKMYMPLIAAEDGFVQLIKQPGATLEAGDILGILALDDPSRVKQAQPFVGQLPVYGEPVAVGTKPAQRFDLLHNTLKNILLGYDNSVIMASTLKQLVEVLRNPELPYSQWNAQFAALHSRMPQKLDSQFSQIVDRAKTRHADFPAKPLHKAFHRFLEENVAAGDADMLKTTLAPLTDVLNAYSEGQKAHELNIVKELLASYIEIERLFTGYGTQEDSVILKLRDQNKDDIRKVVQTVLSHSRVGAKSSLILAILEEYRPNKPNVGNVAKYLRPALQELTELQSSRTTSKVSLKAREIMIQCSLPSLEERTAQMEHILRSSVVESRYGEASWDHREPSLEVIKEVVDSKYTVFDVLTLFFAHEDPYVSVAALEVYVRRAYRAYILKQIEYHSDESDTPLFVTWDFALRKIGQSEYGLPLQSAAPSSPATPSASGGSFDFKRIHSISDMSYLNHKWDSEPNRKGVIVPVKYLDDAEDLLGKALETLALSDKARKRSTPGLIPDLSGKRKPTTAKVDSDELSAVINVAVRDAESKSDQEILSRIVPIVEQFKEDLLNRNVRRITFICGRNDGAYPGYYTFRGPEYVEDDSIRHSEPALAFQLELGRLAKFHIKPVFTENKNIHVYEGIGKAVDGDKRYFTRAVIRPGRLRDEIPTAEYLISEADRVINDIFDALEIIGNNNSDLNQVFINFTPVFQLHPQEVESSLQGFLDRFGARAWRLRVAQVEIRIICTDPQTGVPYPLRVIITNTSGYVVDVDIYAERKSEKGEWVFNSIGGTKEKGPMHLLPVSTPYPTKNPLQPKRYKAHLMGTQYVYDFPELFRQAIQNSWTQSVKKHGAVGGQQPKSGECVTYTELVLDDKDTLQEVNREPGTNTCGMVGWIFHAKTPEYPKGRKFIVVANDITYMIGSFGPKEDNYFYKCTELARKLGIPRIYLSANSGARLGVANELMPHFKVAWNDASKQDNGFKYLYLDDEAQKRFSKDVITEVISEDGEKRHKIVTIIGSEDGLGVECLRGSGLIAGATSKAYNDIFTITLVTCRSVGIGAYLVRLGQRAVQIEGQPIILTGAPALNNVLGREIYTSNLQLGGTQIMYRNGVSHMTGTDDFDGVSKIVEWMSFIPEKRGSPIPVSPSTDVWDRDVVYTPPQKQPYDVRWMIGGRPTEEGDFEPGLFDKDSFVETLGGWARTVVVGRARLGGIPMGVIAVETRSVENITPADPANPDSIEQVTNEAGGVWYPNSAFKTAQAINDFNNGEQLPLMILANWRGFSGGQRDMYNEVLKYGSYIVDALVKFEQPIFVYIPPFGELRGGSWVVVDPTINPEAMEMYADVDARGGVLEPEGIIGIKYRKDKQLETMARLDPVYASLKKQMATDLPKEQADELKKKMTIREKQLLPVYSQIAIQFADLHDRSGRMKAKGVIRDQLEWVNSRRFFYWRLRRRLNEEYLLRRMSSTVLTSTSGSDIKAPEARKRNLQFLESWSGVVNFDTADREVSEWYEANRKSITDRIESVKADNLATELSSVLRTNKNAAMRGVRDVIRTMPPEERDQILKYLRD, via the exons ATGACCGAAATCACAGCAGCCAACGGCACAGGCCGGACTGTGCCTCAAGTTAATGGCAAGGCCTCCTACGCCGAGAAGCACCAAATTGCCGACCACTTCATTGGTGGCAACAAGTTGAGCAACGCCCCGGCCTCCAAGGTCAAGGATTTTGTTGCCCAGCAAGATGGTCACACCGTCATCACCAAC GTCCTGATCGCCAACAACGGTATCGCggccgtcaaggagatcCGTTCGGTGCGGAAATGGGCGTACGAGACGttcggcgacgagaaggccatcCAGTTTACCGTCATGGCCACCCCTGAGGATCTGGCAGCCAACGCCGACTACATCCGTATGGCCGACCACTACGTCGAAGTCCCCGGCGGCACCAACAACCACAACTACGCCAACGTCGAACTTATTGTGGACATTGCTGAGCGTATGAACGTTCACGCTGTCTGGGCTGGATG GGGTCACGCTTCGGAAAACCCCAAGCTTCCCGAGTCTCTCGCTGCCTCCCCCAAGAAGATTGTCTTCATCGGACCCCCGGGATCCGCCATGCGATCTCTTGGTGACAAGATTTCTTCCACAATCGTCGCACAGCacgccgaggtgccctgCATTCCCTGGTCCGGAACTGGTGTCAACGCCGTCGAAATCGACAGCCACGGCATCGTCACCGTTGCCGACGACACCTACATCAAGGGTTGCGTCACCTCGTGGCAGGAGGGTctggagaaggccaaggccattGGCTTCCCCGTCATGATCAAGGCATcagagggtggtggtggcaagGGTATCCGCAAGGCCCTCTCCGAGGAGGGCTTCGAGCAGCTCTacaaggccgccgctggcgagATTCCCGGTTCTcccatcttcatcatgaAGTTGGCCGGCAACGCGAGACATTTGGAAGTGCAGCTGCTCGCTGATCAGTACGGCAACAACATCTCCCTCTTTGGCAGAGATTGTTCCGTCCAGCGTCGTCACCAGAAGATTATCGAGGAGGCccccgtcaccatcgccaaggaCATCACCTTCAAGGCTATGGAGGACGctgccgtccgtctcggAAAGCTCGTCGGTTACGTCTCGGCTGGCACAGTCGAGTACCTGTACTcccacgccgacgacaagtTCTACTTCCTTGAGTTGAACCCCCGTCTCCAAGTCGAGCATCCTACCACGGAAATGGTCAGCGGTGTCAACTtgcccgccgcccagctccaGATTGCCATGGGTATCCCCCTGCACAGAATCCGCGACATTCGTCTGCTGTACGGCGTCGACCCTAGGACATCCACTGAGATCGACTTTGAGTTCAAGCAGGAGGGCAGCGAGAAGACGCAGCGTCGCCCGAGACCCAAGGGTCATACCACGGCCTGCAGAATCACCTCCGAGGACCCCGGTGAAGGTTTCAAGCCTTCCAACGGTGTCATGCACGACCTGAACTTCAGGAGTAGTTCCAACGTTTGGGGTTACTTCTCCGTCAGTACCGCTTCGAGTATTCACAGCTTCTCCGACTCCCAATTTGGTCACATTTTCGCCTACGGCGAGAACCGTGCTGCTTCTCGCAAGCACATGGTTGTTGCCTTGAAGGAGCTGAGTATTCGTGGTGACTTCCGCACGACGGTCGAGTACCTCATCAAGCTTTTGGAGACGGAGGCTTTCGAGGACAACACCATCACTACCGGCtggctcgacgagctcatcACCAAGAAGCTGACTGCTGAGCGTCCGGACCCCATGCTGGCCGTCGTCTGCGGTGCTGTCACCAAGGCTCACCTTGCCAGCGAGGCTTGCATGACAGAGTACCGTACCAGCTTGGAGAAGGGTCAAGTCCCCTCCAAGGACATCCTCAAGACTGTCTTCGCCATTGACTTCATCTACGAGGGGTTCCGCTACAAGTTCACTGCCACCCGTGCCAGCACTGACAGCTACCACCTCTTCATCAACGGATCCAAGTGCTCGGTCGGCGTTCGTGTCCTCAGTGACGGTGGTCTGCTGATCCTCTTGGACGGCCGCTCCCACAGCGTCTACtggaaggaggaggttggcgCGACTCGTCTgtccgtcgacggcaagacCTGCTTGCTCGAGCAGGAGAACGATCCTACCCAGCTGCGCACTCCGTCCCCCGGTAAGCTCGTCAAGTACCTGGTTGAGAACGGCGAGCACGTCAAGGCTGGCCAGCCcttcgccgaggtcgaggtcatGAAGATGTACATGCCTCTGATCGCCGCGGAGGACGGTTTCGTCCAGCTCATCAAGCAGCCGGGAGCCACTCTCGAGGCTGGTGATATTCTCGGAATCCTCGCTCTGGATGATCCGAGCCGCGTCAAGCAGGCTCAGCCTTTCGTTGGCCAACTCCCCGTTTACGgcgagcccgtcgccgtcggtaCCAAGCCCGCTCAGCGATTCGATCTTCTGCACAACACCCTGAAGAACATTCTGCTCGGCTACGACAACTCGGTCATCATGGCTTCTACTCTGAAGCAGTTGGTCGAGGTCCTTCGCAACCCCGAGTTGCCATACAGCCAGTGGAATGCTCAATTTGCCGCTCTGCACAGCCGTATGCCCCAGAAGTTGGACAGCCAGTTCTCCCAGATCGTCGACCGCGCCAAGACCCGCCACGCCGATTTCCCTGCGAAGCCTCTGCACAAGGCTTTCCACAGGTTCCTCGAGGAGAACGTCGCCGCTGGCGATGCCGACATGCTCAAGACCACCCTCGCGCCTTTGACCGACGTCCTCAACGCTTATTCCGAGGGCCAGAAGGCGCACGAGTTGAACATCGTCAAGGAACTGCTGGCCTCGTACATTGAGATCGAGCGCCTGTTCACTGGTTATGGAACCCAGGAAGACAGCGTCATCCTCAAGCTGCGTGACCAGAACAAGGACGACATCCGCAAGGTTGTCCAGACTGTTCTGTCCCACAGCCGTGTCGGTGCCAAGAGTTcgctcatcctcgccattCTTGAGGAGTACCGCCCCAACAAGCCCAACGTTGGAAACGTTGCCAAATACCTTCGCCCGGCGTTGCAGGAGTTGACCGAGCTCCAGTCCTCCCGCACCACCTCCAAGGTCTCCCTCAAGGCCCGCGAGATCATGATCCAGTGCTCTCTGCCTTCCTTGGAGGAGCGCACTGCTCAGATGGAGCACATCCTTCGCTCTTCCGTCGTAGAGTCACGCTACGGTGAGGCTTCTTGGGACCACCGTGAGCCCAGCCTCGAGGTCATcaaggaggtcgtcgactCCAAGTACACCGTCTTCGACGTCCTGACCCTTTTCTTCGCCCACGAGGACCCCTACGTTTCTGTTGCTGCCCTCGAGGTCTACGTCCGTCGTGCCTACCGTGCCTACATCCTGAAGCAGATCGAGTACCACTCTGACGAGAGCGACACGCCTCTTTTCGTCACTTGGGACTTCGCTCTGCGCAAGATTGGCCAGAGCGAGTACGGTCTGCCTTTGCAGTCTGcggcgccttcttctcccgcCACGCCCAGCGCGAGCGGCGGCTCGTTTGACTTCAAGCGCATCCACTCCATCAGTGACATGTCCTACCTCAACCACAAGTGGGACTCGGAGCCCAACCGCAAGGGTGTGATCGTGCCCGTCAAGTacctcgacgatgccgaggacctGCTCGGCAAGGCCCTCGAGACCCTCGCTCTCTCGGACAAGGCGAGAAAGCGCAGCACCCCCGGTCTTATCCCCGACTTGAGCGGCAAGCGCAAGCCCACCACGGCCAAGGTTGACTCTGATGAGCTCTCTGCTGTCATCAATgtcgccgtccgcgacgccgagagcAAGAGTGACCAGGAGATTCTCTCTCGCATTGTTCCCATCGTTGAGCAGTTCAAGGAGGATCTCCTGAACCGCAACGTCCGTCGCATCACCTTCATCTGCGGCCGCAACGACGGTGCCTACCCTGGATACTACACGTTCCGTGGCCCCGAGTACGTTGAGGATGACAGCATTCGTCACAGCGAGCCCGCTCTTGCCTTccagctcgagctcggcagACTGGCCAAGTTCCACATCAAGCCCGTCTTCACCGAGAACAAGAACATCCACGTTTACGAGGGTATCGGCAAGGctgtcgacggcgacaagcGCTACTTCACCCGTGCCGTCATTCGTCCCGGCCGTCTCCGTGACGAGATCCCTACCGCCGAGTACCTGATCTCCGAGGCTGACCGTGTCATCAACGACATCTTCGACGCCCTCGAAATCATTGGCAACAACAACTCGGATTTGAACCAGGTCTTCATCAACTTCACCCCTGTGTTCCAGCTGCACCCCCAAGAGGTCGAGAGCAGTCTGCAGGGCTTCCTCGACCGCTTCGGAGCCCGTGCTTGGCGCCTGCGTGTTGCCCAGGTCGAGATCCGCATCATCTGCACCGACCCTCAGACTGGCGTTCCCTACCCCCTGCGTgtcatcatcaccaacacctCTGGATacgttgttgatgtcgacaTCTACGCCGAGCGCAAGTCCGAGAAGGGCGAGTGGGTCTTCAACAGCATCGGTGGtaccaaggagaagggccCTATGCACTTGCTGCCGGTCTCGACCCCTTACCCGACCAAGAACCCTCTGCAGCCCAAGCGTTACAAGGCTCATCTGATGGGCACCCAGTACGTGTACGACTTCCCCGAGCTGTTCCGCCAGGCCATCCAGAACAGCTGGACCCAGTCTGTCAAGaagcacggcgccgtcggcggacAGCAGCCCAAGTCGGGCGAGTGCGTCACCTACACCGAGCTCGTCTTGGACGACAAGGACACCCTCCAGGAGGTCAACCGCGAGCCCGGTACCAACACCTGCGGTATGGTCGGTTGGATCTTCCACGCCAAGACCCCCGAGTACCCCAAGGGTCGCAAGTTCATTGTCGTTGCCAACGATATCACATACATGATTGGTAGCTTCGGCCCCAAGGAGGACAACTACTTCTACAAGTGCACCGAGCTTGCCCGCAAGCTTGGCATCCCTCGCATCTACCTGTCGGCCAACTCCGGTGCTCGTCTGGGTGTCGCCAACGAGCTCATGCCCCACTTCAAGGTCGCGTGGAACGACGCCAGCAAGCAGGACAACGGCTTCAAGTACCTctacctcgacgacgaggcccagaAGCGCTTCTCCAAGGATGTCATCACCGAGGTCATATccgaggatggcgagaaGCGCCATAAGATTGTTACCATCATCGGTTCCGAGGACGGCCTTGGTGTCGAGTGCTTGAGGGGCTCCGGTCTCATCGCCGGTGCCACCAGCAAGGCCTACAACGACATTTTCACCATTACCCTGGTGACTTGCCGTTCCGTTGGTATCGGTGCCTACcttgtccgtctcggccagcgCGCCGTCCAGATCGAGGGCCAGCCCATCATCCTCACTGGCGCCCCTGCGCTGAACAACGTTCTTGGCCGTGAGATTTACACCTCCAACTTGCAGCTTGGTGGTACTCAGATCATGTACCGCAACGGTGTCTCCCACATGACTGGTACCGACGACTTTGATGGTGTCTCCAAGATTGTCGAGTGGATGTCCTTTATCCCCGAGAAGCGCGGCAGCCCCATCCCCGTCAGCCCCAGCACGGATGTCTGGGACCGCGACGTCGTCTACACCCCTCCCCAGAAGCAGCCTTACGACGTCCGATGGATGATTGGTGGTCGCCCCACGGAGGAGGGTGACTTCGAGCCCGGTCTGTTCGACAAGGACTCCTTCGTTGAGACCCTTGGCGGCTGGGCTCGCACTGTCGTTGTTGGCCGTGCTCGTCTCGGTGGTATCCCCATGGGTGTCATCGCGGTCGAGACCCGCTCGGTCGAGAACATCACCCCTGCCGATCCCGCCAACCCCGATTCTATCGAGCAGGTGACGAACGAGGCCGGTGGTGTGTGGTACCCCAACTCGGCCTTCAAGACTGCCCAGGCCATCAACGACTTCAACAACGGTGAGCAGCTGCCTCTCATGATCCTCGCCAACTGGAGAGGTTTCTCTGGCGGCCAGCGCGACATGTACAACGAGGTTTTGAAGTACGGTTCCTACATCGTTGACGCCCTCGTCAAGTTCGAGCAGCCCATCTTTGTCTACATTCCTCCCTTTGGTGAGCTTCGTGGCGGTTCTtgggtcgtcgtcgaccccaCCATCAACCCCGAGGCCATGGAGATGTAcgccgatgtcgatgctCGCGGTGGTGTGCTCGAGCCCGAAGGCATTATTGGTATCAAGTACCGCAAGGACAAGCAGCTCGAGACCATGGCTCGTCTGGACCCCGTTTACGCCTCTCTTAAGAAGCAGATGGCAACCGACCTTCCGAAGGAGCAAGCCGAcgagctcaagaagaagatgacgatcCGCGAGAAGCAGCTCCTGCCTGTTTACTCGCAGATCGCCATTCAATTCGCCGACCTTCACGACCGCTCCGGCCGCATGAAGGCCAAGGGTGTCATCCGTGACCAGCTCGAGTGGGTCAACTCTCGACGCTTCTTCTACTGGCGCCTGCGCCGTCGTCTCAACGAGGAGTACCTCCTTCGCCGCATGTCCTCGACTGTCCTTACGTCCACCTCGGGCTCTGACATCAAGGCACCCGAGGCCCGCAAGCGCAACCTCCAGTTCCTCGAGAGCTGGTCGGGCGTCGTCAACTTCGACACTGCTGATCGCGAGGTGTCTGAGTGGTACGAGGCCAACCGCAAGTCTATCACGGACAGGATCGAGTccgtcaaggccgacaaCCTGGCTACTGAGTTGAGCTCAGTCCTGAGGACCAACAAGAACGCCGCCATGCGCGGTGTTCGCGACGTCATCCGCACGATGCCGCCTGAGGAGCGTGACCAGATCCTCAAGTATCTGCGCGATTAG